One Streptomyces lincolnensis genomic region harbors:
- a CDS encoding DUF2599 domain-containing protein — MLLPQGPGATGEAQAATSFSTFSDGDGVIGKAAFNPGLHYFHSTGKPGPGPNFFQIYDRCDDGLTPGVEWLITEGAEAGTSYRKELDGDCETSVLLPIPFRISALETHFGGKEMPSMTWHFYLKAQDGSYAHRSDSISDQMGSYANVWDREFYTESSVYREPYGRVGSTITVTVVPTDEAYSGGPVAADDDMNEMWDEIQKETPVPDDLSGDQVESLKKQLWCHLAFAVEGWTGGPTWDLEAERPNISWEEVKGLGDLKDHRCNWGSDEGSYYRPPTDGSDPADLAPVVDAGPDVTTDEGGEVTLRGTAADDRGTPTSTWTYTRGDDVDEGAACTFTDAGRPRTGFTCTDDGTYTVKLTADDGVHHPVSDSATVTVRNVAPTLTLESPDDWDVHRVENEVAIAASFTDPGSNDTHTCTVTWDDGSTSRFPATSGRCEAAHVYEHAGMDTVSVQVTDDDAGEDSGERMIVVYDPRAGLVSGSGTLADGAGYSVTAKYLTTGSTVPAGTVALAVPTEDGKKALLSTALDWLVITPEGKVAVKGRSATHGFVGYLEKDAFRGVVWPLSQGATPPSHPLYDSTPGASWDLDEARPQPLRTGLTVIDTGWIPGLPALPGGGLLGLGGTLPALLDGLPTLGGDVAVAGRSSS; from the coding sequence ATGCTGCTTCCGCAAGGGCCGGGTGCCACCGGCGAGGCGCAGGCCGCGACGTCGTTCAGTACGTTCTCCGACGGCGACGGGGTGATCGGCAAAGCGGCCTTCAACCCCGGTCTGCACTATTTCCACTCGACCGGAAAGCCCGGCCCGGGCCCGAATTTCTTTCAGATCTACGACCGGTGTGACGACGGTCTGACTCCTGGCGTCGAGTGGCTCATCACCGAGGGGGCTGAGGCGGGGACCTCGTACCGCAAGGAGTTGGATGGAGACTGCGAGACCTCCGTACTCCTGCCCATCCCGTTCCGGATCTCCGCCCTGGAGACCCACTTCGGCGGCAAGGAAATGCCGTCCATGACATGGCATTTCTACCTCAAGGCGCAGGACGGCAGCTACGCGCACCGCAGCGACTCCATCAGCGATCAGATGGGGTCGTACGCCAATGTCTGGGACAGAGAGTTCTACACCGAATCGAGCGTCTACCGGGAGCCGTACGGCCGCGTAGGCAGCACGATCACCGTCACGGTAGTGCCGACCGATGAGGCGTACAGCGGCGGACCGGTCGCCGCCGATGACGACATGAACGAAATGTGGGACGAGATCCAGAAGGAAACCCCGGTCCCCGATGACCTCAGCGGCGATCAGGTGGAGTCGCTGAAGAAACAGCTGTGGTGCCATCTCGCCTTCGCCGTCGAAGGCTGGACCGGTGGGCCGACATGGGACCTCGAAGCAGAGAGGCCGAACATCTCCTGGGAGGAGGTGAAGGGCCTGGGAGACCTGAAGGATCACCGCTGCAACTGGGGTTCCGACGAGGGCAGTTACTACCGCCCGCCCACGGACGGCTCAGATCCGGCGGACCTGGCCCCGGTCGTCGACGCCGGGCCCGACGTCACCACGGACGAAGGCGGCGAGGTCACCCTCAGGGGCACGGCCGCCGACGACCGCGGTACCCCCACCTCCACCTGGACCTACACCCGCGGTGACGACGTCGACGAGGGCGCCGCCTGCACGTTCACCGATGCCGGCCGTCCACGTACCGGTTTCACCTGCACCGACGACGGCACCTACACCGTCAAACTGACCGCGGACGACGGCGTCCACCACCCGGTCTCCGACAGCGCCACGGTGACGGTGAGGAACGTGGCGCCCACCCTCACCCTGGAGAGCCCTGACGACTGGGACGTCCACCGTGTCGAGAACGAGGTCGCCATCGCGGCCTCCTTCACTGACCCCGGCAGCAACGACACCCACACCTGCACGGTGACCTGGGACGACGGCAGCACCTCCCGCTTCCCCGCGACAAGCGGACGCTGCGAGGCCGCACACGTCTACGAACACGCCGGCATGGACACCGTCTCCGTCCAGGTCACCGACGACGACGCCGGCGAGGACAGCGGCGAGCGCATGATCGTCGTCTACGACCCGAGGGCCGGTCTGGTCTCCGGCAGCGGCACCCTGGCCGACGGCGCCGGGTACAGCGTCACCGCTAAGTACCTGACCACTGGCTCCACGGTCCCGGCCGGAACGGTCGCTCTCGCCGTACCCACCGAGGACGGGAAGAAGGCGCTGCTCTCCACCGCACTCGACTGGCTGGTGATCACCCCCGAAGGCAAGGTGGCGGTCAAGGGCCGCTCGGCCACCCACGGCTTCGTCGGCTACCTGGAGAAGGACGCATTCCGGGGCGTCGTCTGGCCACTGTCCCAGGGAGCGACCCCGCCCTCCCATCCCTTGTACGACAGCACCCCGGGCGCAAGCTGGGACCTCGACGAAGCCCGGCCCCAGCCGCTCCGCACCGGCCTCACGGTGATCGACACCGGCTGGATCCCGGGCCTGCCGGCCCTGCCCGGCGGCGGTCTGCTGGGGCTTGGCGGCACGCTTCCCGCTCTCCTCGACGGCCTGCCGACACTCGGCGGGGACGTGGCCGTGGCCGGCCGCAGCTCCTCCTGA
- a CDS encoding glycoside hydrolase domain-containing protein: protein MSKDPNILAAQQWLNATYANAPGYEPCPPNGSTGWATVDCLTQALQHELGISPTVKNFGPGTVEAVKKRFRLPDRETNANIIRIYNAALWCKGYYGSEHPAVWDSTAQDSLAELYFDIGLLPRAPIDADMWARITRSLLRMDQFRTVPGGDGTTKRIQQHLNQRYVQLVRIPAMNLVPTDGVYSRDVQQGLMLAVQYELGLDKATINGYFGDGTQQALKTKGTGNTLTAELELLFRAACWFNSPTWDSNGSAVHFHPENVLDEDLWAVTEPWVRTFQAFSQLPTGGENYNFQTWAQLLVSCGDTSRAAEGCDTAAYTSKERAQALKNNPSNPYRLIGRYLDEHLDPEDEHYLGKALKPGEARDIIDGGLGLFPLFQYNGTQLFNFTYEKGYDQGLKADAKAREHGIPHGSCIYFAVDYDAQDHHITSNVVPYFHGVRTALEKSGARYIFGVYGTRNVCERVSREAGARWSFVSGMSWGYSGNLGYPMPHNWSFNQIREYQFQAGYGLDHNIHRKNSDDGVWRLDATDNGDLSLRNYIDFVKRVEGVISTMGDGPPRQSVIDNTLAFLRWAEPNYHDWKWSAILGAIWQEVLDACAAAGIEPGDRLKYDDPRANHRITLAHFGAAAEGHFAYPGSGTDVTVGEACGWAGDILNAYTQWRENHRSMSGEDFCVQVVGSATVESRFSSDNLIADVDAYNISHYLHGLDGESGGGDDRLLSDALFTYHFWDGANRSAKRFTHFYENRFGGSPSTFRETVRNVLLDFDLFSAFDWGKKFFLPDDEDQRPDRIPSEQLASFVDGLHTVITRRMEGE, encoded by the coding sequence ATGTCGAAGGACCCGAATATCCTGGCTGCTCAGCAGTGGCTCAACGCGACCTACGCGAACGCGCCCGGGTACGAACCGTGCCCGCCGAACGGCAGTACGGGCTGGGCGACGGTGGACTGCCTCACCCAGGCACTCCAGCACGAACTGGGGATTTCCCCGACCGTCAAGAACTTCGGGCCGGGAACCGTCGAAGCGGTGAAGAAGCGCTTCCGGCTCCCCGACCGGGAGACCAACGCGAACATCATCCGCATCTACAACGCCGCGCTGTGGTGCAAGGGCTACTACGGCTCGGAGCATCCCGCCGTATGGGACTCGACGGCCCAGGACTCCCTCGCTGAGCTCTACTTCGACATCGGTCTCCTCCCCCGCGCGCCCATCGACGCCGACATGTGGGCCCGCATCACCCGTTCGCTGCTGCGCATGGACCAGTTCCGTACCGTGCCCGGCGGCGACGGCACCACCAAGCGCATCCAGCAGCACCTCAACCAGCGCTACGTCCAGCTTGTCCGCATCCCCGCCATGAACCTGGTGCCGACCGACGGCGTCTACTCGCGCGACGTGCAGCAGGGGCTGATGCTGGCCGTCCAGTACGAACTCGGTCTGGACAAGGCCACCATCAACGGCTATTTCGGCGACGGTACGCAGCAGGCCCTGAAGACCAAGGGCACCGGCAACACCCTGACCGCCGAACTGGAGCTGCTGTTCCGTGCCGCCTGCTGGTTCAACTCCCCCACCTGGGACAGCAACGGCAGCGCCGTCCACTTCCACCCCGAGAATGTGCTCGACGAGGACCTCTGGGCCGTCACCGAGCCCTGGGTGCGCACCTTTCAGGCGTTCTCCCAGCTCCCCACCGGCGGCGAGAACTACAACTTCCAGACCTGGGCCCAGTTGCTCGTCTCCTGCGGTGACACCAGCCGCGCCGCCGAAGGCTGTGACACCGCCGCGTACACGAGCAAAGAACGCGCCCAGGCCCTCAAGAACAACCCGAGCAATCCCTACAGGCTCATCGGCCGGTACTTGGACGAGCACCTCGACCCCGAAGACGAGCACTACCTCGGCAAGGCGCTCAAGCCCGGCGAGGCGCGGGACATCATCGACGGCGGTCTCGGGCTCTTCCCGCTGTTCCAGTACAACGGCACCCAGCTGTTCAACTTCACCTACGAGAAGGGGTACGACCAGGGCCTCAAGGCCGACGCCAAGGCCAGGGAGCACGGCATCCCGCACGGATCCTGCATCTACTTCGCCGTGGACTACGACGCCCAGGACCACCACATCACCTCGAACGTCGTGCCCTACTTCCACGGTGTCCGCACCGCACTCGAGAAGAGCGGCGCCCGCTACATCTTCGGCGTGTACGGCACGCGCAACGTATGCGAACGGGTCTCCCGCGAGGCCGGCGCCCGCTGGTCGTTCGTCTCGGGCATGTCCTGGGGCTACTCCGGGAACCTCGGCTACCCGATGCCGCACAACTGGTCGTTCAACCAGATCCGCGAGTACCAGTTCCAGGCCGGCTACGGCCTGGACCACAACATCCATCGGAAGAACAGCGACGACGGCGTGTGGCGCCTCGACGCCACGGACAATGGCGACCTGAGCCTGCGGAATTACATCGACTTCGTGAAGCGCGTCGAGGGTGTCATCTCCACCATGGGCGACGGACCTCCCCGGCAGTCAGTGATCGACAACACTCTCGCCTTCCTGCGCTGGGCCGAACCCAATTACCACGACTGGAAATGGTCGGCCATCCTCGGCGCCATCTGGCAGGAGGTCCTGGATGCCTGCGCGGCCGCGGGCATCGAGCCCGGCGACAGGCTCAAATACGATGATCCGCGGGCGAACCACCGCATCACCCTCGCGCACTTCGGCGCCGCCGCCGAGGGCCACTTCGCCTACCCCGGAAGCGGCACCGACGTGACTGTGGGAGAGGCCTGCGGATGGGCGGGGGACATCCTCAACGCCTACACGCAGTGGCGTGAGAACCACCGCTCGATGTCCGGCGAGGACTTCTGCGTCCAGGTCGTCGGATCCGCCACGGTGGAATCCCGGTTCAGCAGTGACAACCTCATCGCCGACGTCGACGCCTACAACATCTCCCACTATCTGCACGGCCTGGACGGCGAGTCCGGCGGCGGGGACGACAGGCTGCTGTCCGACGCGCTGTTCACGTACCACTTCTGGGACGGAGCGAACCGCTCGGCGAAGCGGTTCACCCACTTCTACGAGAACCGGTTCGGCGGCAGCCCCAGCACGTTCCGGGAGACCGTGCGGAACGTCCTGCTGGATTTCGACCTCTTCTCCGCGTTCGACTGGGGCAAGAAGTTCTTCCTGCCCGACGACGAGGACCAGCGGCCGGACAGGATTCCCTCGGAGCAGCTCGCCTCGTTCGTCGATGGACTGCACACCGTCATCACCCGACGTATGGAAGGGGAATAG
- a CDS encoding peptidoglycan-binding domain-containing protein, producing MEINRAFRTRATALAVGVTLLSGAAVVGTAGPAAAASGCNAAYTSAKSFVEWRGEARIPAWSDGTYLSLSCSMQEGSSGAGVRALQLTLNECYGESLDVDGDFGPRTRDALKRAQARERISVDGGYGPQTRNALTWYYKPVTAMGSDECSRL from the coding sequence ATGGAGATCAACCGCGCCTTCCGCACCAGAGCGACGGCTCTCGCCGTAGGCGTGACCCTGCTGTCCGGCGCCGCCGTGGTCGGCACCGCCGGGCCGGCCGCGGCCGCGAGCGGCTGCAACGCGGCCTACACCAGCGCCAAGAGCTTCGTCGAGTGGCGCGGGGAGGCACGCATCCCGGCCTGGAGCGACGGCACCTACCTGAGTCTCAGCTGCTCGATGCAGGAGGGGTCCTCCGGCGCTGGTGTCAGGGCGCTGCAACTGACTCTCAACGAGTGCTACGGCGAATCGCTGGACGTGGACGGGGACTTCGGGCCGCGGACACGTGACGCGCTCAAGCGAGCCCAGGCCAGGGAACGCATCTCGGTGGACGGCGGCTACGGCCCGCAGACGCGCAACGCGCTCACGTGGTACTACAAGCCGGTCACCGCCATGGGCTCCGACGAGTGCAGCCGGCTCTGA
- a CDS encoding DUF1996 domain-containing protein, with the protein MRRNTRKRSKTARRAVGAAAALAVGAGGLVAVNIYASADETSAKGSAQNQVFAAGASTLDCPDVGQQLTSVPAQAKAQVDKELALLDKQISEAYQRLSTSQKAIQQDPNFAQNAIVGPLKDKRKATIDRIATAIGRVAAKPQGLDALAACTLRATGNQANPGQGGNNNQGGNNTNAGATGNGPVAADFVDITKVKPNVRTPARSAKASKGVFVTKCGVNANKLYNSDNVIVAPGVTNGAHHVHDYVGNQDNDAFSSDQDFAKAGTSCQNKGDKSTYYWPVVRLQDGTKEFDADKQGGGAEGNTGRILTAKQATLNFVGSPRGKVVAMPRFLRIITGDAKAFVNGTANANASWSCTGFENKVQLKDKYPLCPSGRDVVRTFKFQSCWDGRNIDSANHRTHVAFADAAGNCPTGFKAVPQLVQRVVYDVDAPSIKDNGKTRPFFSLDSFPEQQHKPVTDHGDFINVFDAKLMNKAVQCINTGRKCS; encoded by the coding sequence ATGAGACGCAACACGCGAAAAAGATCGAAGACTGCCCGCCGGGCGGTAGGCGCGGCGGCCGCACTGGCCGTGGGGGCCGGCGGGCTGGTGGCGGTCAACATCTACGCCTCGGCCGACGAAACCAGCGCGAAGGGCTCGGCCCAGAACCAGGTATTCGCGGCTGGAGCCTCCACCCTCGACTGCCCCGACGTCGGCCAGCAGTTGACATCAGTGCCCGCTCAGGCGAAGGCCCAGGTCGACAAGGAACTGGCACTCCTCGACAAGCAGATATCCGAGGCATACCAGCGCCTTTCCACCTCCCAGAAGGCGATTCAGCAGGACCCCAACTTCGCCCAGAACGCGATCGTGGGTCCGCTGAAGGACAAGCGGAAGGCGACGATCGACCGGATCGCCACCGCCATAGGCCGGGTGGCGGCCAAACCGCAGGGCCTTGACGCGCTGGCGGCCTGCACGCTGCGCGCCACCGGCAACCAGGCCAACCCCGGTCAGGGCGGCAACAACAACCAGGGGGGCAACAACACCAATGCCGGTGCGACCGGCAACGGCCCCGTCGCCGCCGACTTCGTGGACATCACCAAGGTGAAGCCCAATGTGCGCACGCCGGCCAGGTCGGCCAAGGCTTCGAAGGGTGTCTTCGTCACCAAGTGCGGGGTGAACGCCAACAAGCTGTACAACAGCGACAACGTCATCGTCGCGCCCGGCGTCACCAACGGCGCACACCACGTGCACGATTACGTCGGCAACCAGGACAACGACGCCTTCTCGAGCGACCAGGACTTCGCCAAGGCCGGGACCAGCTGCCAGAACAAGGGCGACAAGTCGACCTACTACTGGCCGGTGGTGCGCCTGCAGGACGGCACCAAGGAGTTCGACGCCGACAAGCAGGGCGGCGGCGCCGAGGGCAACACGGGCCGGATTCTGACGGCCAAGCAGGCCACCTTGAACTTCGTGGGCAGCCCCCGCGGCAAGGTGGTGGCGATGCCCCGGTTCCTGCGCATCATCACCGGTGACGCCAAGGCGTTCGTCAACGGCACGGCCAACGCCAACGCCTCCTGGAGCTGCACCGGCTTCGAGAACAAGGTGCAGTTGAAGGACAAGTACCCCCTCTGCCCGTCCGGCAGGGACGTGGTGCGCACCTTCAAGTTCCAGAGCTGCTGGGACGGCAGGAACATCGACAGCGCCAACCACCGTACGCACGTGGCCTTCGCCGACGCGGCCGGCAACTGCCCGACCGGCTTCAAGGCCGTTCCGCAGTTGGTGCAGCGTGTGGTGTACGACGTGGACGCGCCCAGCATCAAGGACAACGGCAAGACTCGTCCGTTCTTCTCGTTGGACAGCTTCCCCGAACAGCAGCACAAGCCGGTCACCGACCACGGTGACTTCATCAACGTCTTCGACGCGAAGCTGATGAACAAGGCTGTCCAGTGCATCAACACCGGACGTAAGTGCAGCTGA
- a CDS encoding metallophosphoesterase: MTDTSDTRPADSEAPAPRQSRLHRVMRYLPLIAPVLLWAVPCWVLLHAGQHWPLPVTLVGTALFVLGLVGMPLAMMRGHGRRQQDRAAIVGDTLLGTTWVLFTWSVLLGVFLRLALTVAGVGESQDRARIVTWAVLGISAVLLTWGYAEARRVPRVRRLDVQLPRLGAGLDGLRVALITDTHYGPLDRARWSARVCETVNTLEADVVCHTGDIADGTAERRRAQAAPLGTVQATRARVYVTGNHEYYSEAQGWVDLMDELGWEPLRNRHLLLERGGDTLVVAGVDDVTAESSGLAGHRAHLAGALNGADPDLPVLLLAHQPKFVDRAAAAGIDLQLSGHTHGGQIWPFHHLVRLDQPSVAGLSHHGTRTLLYTSRGTGFWGPPFRVFAPSEITLLVLRSPHPATSP; this comes from the coding sequence GTGACCGACACCAGCGACACCCGACCCGCCGACAGCGAAGCGCCGGCTCCGCGGCAGAGCCGACTGCACCGCGTGATGCGCTACCTCCCCCTGATCGCCCCCGTCCTGCTGTGGGCCGTGCCCTGCTGGGTGCTCCTGCACGCCGGCCAGCACTGGCCACTGCCCGTCACACTGGTCGGCACCGCCCTGTTCGTCCTCGGCCTCGTCGGGATGCCGCTCGCGATGATGCGCGGCCACGGCCGACGCCAGCAGGACCGGGCGGCGATCGTCGGTGACACCCTGCTGGGCACCACCTGGGTTCTGTTCACCTGGTCCGTTCTGCTCGGCGTCTTCCTGCGGCTCGCCCTGACCGTGGCCGGCGTCGGCGAGAGTCAGGACCGGGCCCGGATCGTCACGTGGGCCGTCCTCGGCATATCCGCCGTACTGCTCACCTGGGGGTACGCCGAAGCTCGCCGCGTACCGCGCGTGCGCCGCCTCGACGTACAACTCCCCCGGCTGGGTGCCGGGTTGGACGGCCTCCGCGTCGCCCTCATCACCGACACCCACTACGGCCCGCTCGACCGCGCCCGCTGGTCGGCGCGGGTGTGCGAGACGGTGAACACCCTGGAAGCCGACGTGGTCTGCCACACCGGCGACATCGCGGACGGCACCGCCGAACGCCGCCGCGCCCAGGCCGCCCCACTCGGCACCGTGCAAGCCACCCGGGCCCGGGTCTACGTCACCGGCAACCACGAGTACTACAGCGAGGCCCAGGGCTGGGTCGACCTGATGGACGAGCTGGGCTGGGAGCCGCTGCGCAACCGCCATCTGCTGCTCGAACGCGGAGGCGACACCCTCGTGGTCGCCGGCGTGGACGACGTCACCGCCGAGTCCTCGGGCCTGGCAGGCCACCGCGCCCACCTCGCCGGAGCGTTGAACGGCGCCGACCCCGACCTCCCCGTCCTGCTCCTGGCCCATCAGCCCAAGTTCGTCGACCGTGCGGCGGCCGCCGGCATCGACCTCCAACTCTCCGGCCACACCCACGGCGGCCAGATCTGGCCCTTCCACCACCTGGTCCGCCTCGACCAGCCCTCCGTCGCCGGTCTCAGCCACCACGGCACCCGCACCCTCCTCTACACCAGCCGCGGCACCGGCTTCTGGGGCCCGCCGTTCCGCGTCTTCGCCCCCAGCGAGATCACCCTGCTCGTACTCCGCTCCCCGCATCCGGCCACCTCGCCGTAG
- a CDS encoding ABC transporter ATP-binding protein, giving the protein MIEAHQLTKRYGEKTAVDQLDFVVRPGSVTGFLGPNGAGKSTTMRMIVGLDAPTSGSVKVNGRHYARHRAPLQEVGALLEAKSIHPGRSAYQHLNALALTHGIPRRRVEEVIDLAGLGSVAKKRAGAFSLGMGQRLGIAAALLGDPQTVMLDEPVNGLDPEGVLWIRNLLTGLAAEGRTVFVSSHLMSEMALVADHLIIVGRGRLLADTTVQDLVREAGGNTVTVAAQDPARLREVLVGHGVEITGRAGSEDLHVTGLTAREIGLKAAEHGIALFELSARTVSLEEAFMDLTRDAVEYHGSTTGIETPERAA; this is encoded by the coding sequence ATGATCGAGGCACATCAACTGACGAAGAGGTACGGGGAGAAGACGGCCGTCGACCAGCTGGACTTCGTCGTACGGCCGGGCTCTGTGACCGGCTTCCTCGGGCCCAACGGCGCGGGGAAGTCCACGACCATGCGCATGATCGTCGGGCTGGACGCCCCGACGAGCGGGTCCGTGAAGGTCAACGGGCGCCACTACGCCCGGCATCGCGCGCCGCTCCAGGAGGTGGGCGCGCTGCTGGAGGCGAAGTCGATCCACCCGGGCCGTTCGGCGTACCAGCATCTCAATGCGCTCGCGCTGACGCACGGGATTCCGCGCCGGCGGGTGGAGGAGGTCATCGACCTCGCCGGGCTGGGCAGCGTGGCGAAGAAGCGGGCCGGTGCCTTCTCGCTCGGCATGGGCCAGCGGCTCGGCATCGCGGCGGCGCTGCTGGGTGATCCGCAGACGGTGATGCTGGACGAGCCGGTCAACGGGCTGGATCCCGAGGGGGTGTTGTGGATCCGGAATCTTCTGACGGGGCTCGCGGCCGAGGGCCGGACGGTGTTCGTGTCGTCGCATCTGATGAGCGAGATGGCGCTGGTCGCGGACCACCTGATCATCGTGGGGCGCGGCCGGCTGCTGGCGGACACCACCGTGCAGGACCTGGTCCGTGAGGCGGGCGGCAACACCGTGACGGTGGCCGCACAGGATCCGGCCCGGCTGCGCGAGGTCCTGGTGGGGCATGGCGTCGAGATCACCGGTCGGGCCGGCTCCGAGGACCTGCACGTGACCGGCCTGACCGCCCGCGAGATCGGGCTGAAGGCGGCGGAACACGGGATCGCCCTGTTCGAGTTGAGCGCGCGGACGGTGTCGCTGGAGGAGGCGTTCATGGACCTGACGAGGGATGCCGTGGAGTACCACGGTTCCACGACCGGCATCGAGACCCCTGAGAGGGCGGCATGA